Proteins found in one Pseudomonas mosselii genomic segment:
- the ccoM gene encoding cytochrome c oxidase subunit CcoM: MFFDNVVIAGVVTVGLMLAFFAGLGIFIWKDSKKRNQR; the protein is encoded by the coding sequence ATGTTCTTCGACAACGTGGTTATCGCCGGTGTGGTAACGGTCGGGTTGATGTTGGCGTTCTTCGCCGGTCTGGGCATTTTCATCTGGAAGGACTCGAAAAAGCGTAATCAGCGCTGA
- a CDS encoding SDR family oxidoreductase, whose product MNKPLIIVTGASSGIGAATAQRFSAAGHPLLLIARRLERLEALALPDCLCRAVDIRDRAALVAAVAEAEALYGPADALVNNAGVMLLGQVHEQDPEQWERMFDINVKGLLNGVQALVGGMIERRHGTLINVSSVAGRKTFPNHVAYVGSKFAVHGLSENLREELAPHNVRVVTIAPGAVETELLGHTTDEGIKRDYEAWKANDMGGVVLSAEDVAGAIVWAYQQPQQVCIREIVLAATAQQP is encoded by the coding sequence ATGAACAAACCCTTGATCATTGTCACTGGCGCCAGCTCCGGTATCGGCGCCGCCACCGCCCAGCGATTCTCCGCTGCGGGTCATCCACTGCTGCTGATCGCCCGACGCCTGGAACGCCTCGAGGCGCTGGCGCTTCCCGATTGCCTGTGCCGCGCCGTGGATATCCGCGACCGGGCGGCGCTGGTGGCTGCCGTGGCCGAGGCCGAAGCGCTGTACGGCCCGGCCGATGCCCTGGTGAACAACGCCGGGGTGATGCTGCTGGGGCAGGTGCACGAGCAGGATCCGGAGCAGTGGGAGCGCATGTTCGACATCAACGTCAAGGGATTGCTCAACGGCGTGCAGGCGCTGGTCGGCGGGATGATCGAGCGGCGCCACGGCACGCTGATCAACGTCAGTTCCGTGGCCGGGCGCAAGACCTTCCCCAACCATGTGGCCTATGTGGGCAGCAAGTTTGCCGTGCACGGGCTGTCGGAGAACCTGCGCGAAGAGTTGGCGCCGCATAATGTGCGGGTGGTGACCATCGCCCCGGGCGCGGTGGAGACCGAGCTGCTCGGGCACACCACCGACGAGGGCATCAAGCGCGACTACGAAGCGTGGAAGGCCAATGATATGGGCGGCGTGGTACTGAGCGCCGAGGATGTCGCCGGGGCGATCGTCTGGGCCTACCAGCAGCCGCAGCAGGTTTGCATTCGCGAGATCGTGCTGGCGGCGACCGCTCAACAACCCTGA
- a CDS encoding LysR family transcriptional regulator: MDIRHLKAFIAVFEARNITVAAQRLCVAQPTLSVTIRQLEEELGAELFLRQARGVEVSEQARELYPQACRMVAEAEALRLRFRQGQERVPLALGIEADIAPAQVEACVRLASQAVAGLQLTLLEGCDGDARLADESQRCEDELFLPLWEEAFVRVMATGSQPDGRWITCPQHPSHQRLMGLYDGGEQVGQAGSLQRVLAMVAAGQGAAWLPQSLVERCPGVYWQPGSGLTLRRRVGLCMSHEALALPAVAALHQALSRA, encoded by the coding sequence ATGGATATTCGTCACCTCAAGGCATTTATCGCCGTCTTCGAAGCGCGCAACATCACGGTAGCCGCCCAGCGTTTGTGCGTGGCCCAGCCGACTTTGTCGGTGACCATTCGCCAGCTGGAAGAGGAGCTGGGCGCCGAATTGTTCCTGCGCCAAGCCCGTGGGGTCGAAGTCAGCGAGCAGGCCCGCGAGCTCTATCCCCAGGCCTGCCGCATGGTGGCCGAGGCCGAGGCCCTGCGCCTGCGTTTTCGTCAGGGGCAGGAGCGGGTGCCGTTGGCGCTGGGCATCGAGGCCGACATCGCACCGGCCCAGGTCGAGGCCTGCGTGCGTCTGGCCAGCCAGGCGGTGGCGGGCTTGCAGTTGACCCTGCTGGAGGGCTGCGACGGTGATGCACGCCTGGCGGACGAGTCTCAGCGCTGTGAGGACGAACTGTTCCTGCCGCTGTGGGAGGAAGCGTTCGTGCGGGTGATGGCCACCGGCAGCCAGCCGGACGGACGCTGGATCACCTGCCCGCAGCACCCGTCGCACCAACGCTTGATGGGCTTGTATGACGGGGGGGAGCAGGTCGGCCAGGCCGGTTCGTTGCAACGGGTCCTGGCCATGGTCGCCGCCGGGCAGGGCGCGGCCTGGTTGCCGCAGTCGCTGGTCGAGCGTTGCCCGGGCGTCTACTGGCAGCCGGGCAGCGGCCTGACGCTGCGCCGTCGGGTCGGATTGTGCATGTCCCATGAGGCCTTGGCAC